The Cricetulus griseus strain 17A/GY chromosome 9, alternate assembly CriGri-PICRH-1.0, whole genome shotgun sequence genome has a segment encoding these proteins:
- the LOC118239339 gene encoding uncharacterized protein C19orf85-like isoform X2, with protein MHPGFPAAPGVSEPGPRELCAFVSGASAHMLRALQPRRTRPPKRRPNHRRFLHNQICRQFAKIEAATQHLALTILSQKAPPQRPPPQRPPPPPPSPFLGVACAEAPLELSHDDEDGGGPSLSLAALDTSTLDLFDDILLTPACPLVDPDGFCQTLPAATPQEGSEFVSHAPGLGDQRQPTPMQPLRFSNPLSPPQNAHGGSLEPAALDWGWEAPCAWDPQGTLEAWGTL; from the exons ATGCACCCTGGGTTCCCTGCTGCCCCTGGGGTCTCTGAGCCAGGACCCCGAGAGCTGTGCGCCTTTGTGAGCGGAGCTTCGGCCCACATGCTTCGGGCCCTGCAGCCCAGGCGTACCCGGCCCCCCAAGCGCAGGCCCAATCACCGGAGGTTTCTACACAACCAGATCTGCAG acAGTTTGCCAAGATTGAAGCCGCCACCCAGCACCTGGCCCTGAccatcctgtctcagaaagcacCTCCCCAGAGACCACCACCCCAAAGACCACCTCCACCGCCTCCATCCCCCTTCCTGGGTGTGGCCTGCGCTGAGGCCCCCCTGGAATTGTCCCACGACGACGAGGACGGTGGTGGTCCCAGCCTGAGCCTGGCTGCACTGGACACCTCAACCCTTGACCTCTTTGATGACATTCTGCTCACTCCTGCTTGTCCCTTGGTGGATCCTGATGGTTTCTGCCAGACTCTCCCCGCTGCTACTCCCCAGGAGGGGTCTGAATTCGTCTCTCATGCCCCAGGCCTAGGAGACCAGAGACAGCCAACCCCAATGCAGCCTCTAAGGTTCTCCAatcccctgtcccctccccagaATGCCCATGGGGGAAGCCTGGAGCCTGCAGCTCTAGACTGGGGTTGGGAGGCACCTTGTGCCTGGGATCCTCAGGGAACCCTGGAGGCCTGGGGAACCCTTTGA